CGCGCGTAGTAAATGCCGCCAAGACCGAGAAAAGCAGGATTGACAACATGAATCAGGTCCGGTTCAAACTCCCGAATTGCCTGGCCCACGAATCTCCGAGGAAAGGCAAATGGCTTCTCTGGATAGAGAAAAAAGCGAAACGTAGGGAGTCCTACGACCTTGGCAGATGCATATGTCTCAGGGCCTCCGGCTGGAGCGAAAATAAGGACGTCATGGCCTTCATCCGACAAGTGACGCAGTGTCGCCAAGAGCCTCGTAATCACTCCATCAGTTCCCGGTAAAAAGGTTTCCGTAAACATTGCTATCCGCATATCGCAGAATTACCTCCAAGTCGCATTTGGAGCAATCACACTAAAGTCAACGCGATCCTTGTACCTATCTGCGGTCTCAATCAACTCACGGATCAAATCGTCAGACAATAAATGGGGCTTCAAGCCGAGATCCATCAACTTCGTGTGTTTCGCGTTGTAATAATGCTGTTCCTTCTCAACCCGAGGATTATCGAGATGTACAATCTCCGGGTTCAGACCCATTTCCTTCGCAACAGCAGCTACGCGCTCTGCCAACTCAAGCACAGAAAATTGTTCGGTAAACTGGTTAAATACCCGAAACTCCCCTCTGTCAGCAGGATTTTGCGCAGCAAGTTCAACACATTGCAGTGTATCGCGAATATCAAGAAAAGCACGGGTTTGTCCGCCCTGACCATAAACGGTAAGCGGATGACCAACGGACGCCTGGATGCAGAAACGATTCAGCGCTGTCCCAAAAACACCGTCGTAATCGATGCGGTTGTAAAGTTTTTCATGCTTTTTGGTTTCGTCTGTCCAAAGTCCATAAACGACGCCCTGGTTCAGGTCGGTTGCACGAATCCCCCAGGATCGGCAAGTAAACATGATGTTGTGACTATCATGCACTTTTGACAAATGGTAGAACGAAAACGGCTGCTTTGGATACGGCAGGGTGTCTTGCCGCCCATTGTGCTCAACAGTCAAATACCCTTCTTCAATGTCGATGTTTGGTGTTCCGTATTCACCCATTGTACCCAATTTAATGAGATGGCAATCAGGGACAACCTCTTTAATTGCATATAATACGTTGAGTGTACCGACAACATTGTTGACTTGTGTAAACACAGCGTGCTTACGATCAATCATCGAATACGGCGCAGAACGTTGCTCTGCATAATGAACAACTGCATCTGGTTCAAAAGAACGAAACATGTTTTCGACAAAATCGTAGTCTGTCAAATCTCCGACAAAGGTAGTAATCTCCTTGCCGGAAACACTCTTCCAAGTTGAAGTACGTTCCTTCAAAGAAGCAATTGGCGTTAGAGAATTGCTTCCCAATTCATCATCCCACTGGCGACGAATCATGTTGTCCGCGATAGCTACTTCATGCCCGCGTTCGGAAAAATAGAGTGCCGTGGGCCAACCACAAAAGCCGTCGCCGCCAGCAATCAAGATCTTCATTCACTTGTCACCCCATCACAGTTTTCAACGATATCAACTTTTATTACTCCTACACTGTACAAGTTTTGACCTGTGGGGGCAAGCATCAGTGTTTCGTTGGGAAATAAAACACAAAAACATCACACAAAAAAACAGGAACCCGTAGGTCCCCGTTTGTACTACATAGCGAGTGAATGACAGTTGTCACCAGGGGCCGTACATGTCGCCCATGTCTTCCCCGGTTTTGACCATCCAGTGCCAGTAGACGCGCAAACCCTTGCCACACCACTGCGCAACGGTACGAATGGGTCGCATTGTCCTCACCTCAAGACAAGCATTCCCCATTCTGGAGCAGCCTATGCACAAACAAGCAGACCTCTCATGACTGTGGCTGGGCAATGGTTTGGCCCATCTTGACAGTGTTGCCTTCCTCAACCTGCACCGTCAGCGGCATGTCTCGCGGAAACAGCAGGATGACGGTCGATCCGAACTCAAACATACCGACCTCCGCACCCCTCTGTAATTGAACATCTACGGTTCCATTGCGGACAGCCCGCCGTGAACGCAGGAACGGCGATTCATAGTCAGGTCCAAACGGTGTCCGAATGCTGCCGACAATGGTTGCACCGACAAGGACCATCGCAAACGATCCGATGACCGTGTTAATGTGCAGCACCAGTCGCTCGTTCTTTGTAAACAAGCCTGCCACTGACCTTACGCCAGCCGGATTCACAGGATAAAGACTGCCTGGAATGTGCGTCCACCCGGAAATCTGACCATGAAAGGGCATATGTACGCGGTGATAATCGTGTGGGCTGAGATAAAGCGTAATGTACTGACCGCCAACAAACCTGTCCGCAGGGATGTCATTCCCAAGCAGGGCGTTCACCGAGTACAACTGTCCTTTTGCCTGAATTAATTTCCCGTCCTGAAGTCGACCACTTGCACTGGCAGTCCCATCCACCGGACTGACAATGCCTGTTTGACTGATGGTACGGACCCCTTCGCGCAACCTCCGGGAAAAAAACTCAACCCACGTTTTGTATTCACAAAGTGGCAGTTCAGCCTCTTTGACATCAATCTCATATACCTTGATAAACCATGGAATGAGAAACCGACTTGTTTTTCTCCGTGCAAACCATCCCACGAGGGCAGTCAAGAAGCGCTTTGGTAACGCCTTCACCCAAAACCGTTCCCACTGCAGAGCAACACGTCTCAAAGACGACACTCCTTGATTGTGGCAAAGCAAACCCACGCTTCATTCTATCATGAATCAAAACAGACCATGACTCAGGTGTACCGTGGTCCGTCACCCGCTCGAAGTTGGTCTCGCAGCCCCTGATACTTCGGCAGCAGCCAAAAGTCTCGTTCTTTGAGCAGTTTGACAGCTTCGTCACGGGCGACCTCCATCACTTTTAGGTCTCTGACCACATCTCCTACTGAAAACTCTGGTAACCCGCTCTGGCGGACGCCAAGAAATTCCCCCGGTCCTCTTAATTCAAGGTCACGTTCGGCGATAAAGAAGCCGTCTTGCGAATCTGCAAGCGTCTGAAGCCGCTGTTGCGCAAGGTTCGAAACTGCGTCGGAAAACAGGTAACACACGCTCTCATGCTCTCCTCTACCGACACGCCCTCGCAATTGATGGAGCTGAGCTAACCCAAAGCGCTCTGCGTTGTATATCATTATCACAGTGGCGTTTTGTACGTTGATGCCAACCTCAATCACAGTGGTGCTCACAAGCAGGTTGACGTCGCCCTTGGCAAACTCGTGCATAATACGGTCTTTGTCTTTAGAACTCAGTTTCCCGTGCATCAGGGCGACCGAGAAACCCGCAAACTCGTCCTTCAAGTGTGCTTCCAATTCTGTCGCCGAGAGCACATCCAGGCCCGATTCGCTTTCTTCGATAAGCGGAGCAACCACGTAGGCTTGACGGCCCTCTGCCAATCGTTGTCGAACTCGGCGGATGACTTTCGCTTCGTCTTTCGATTTGACGACAACCGTCGCAATCGGCTTGCGACCGGCTGGAAGTTCATCGAGTACAGATACGTCTAGGTCGCCATAGACGGCGAGTGCGAGCGTTCTCGGAATTGGCGTTGCAGACATCATCAGGACATGCGCGTCTTTCCCTTTGTCACGCAGCAACTCACGCTGCGACACCCCAAAACGGTGTTGTTCATCAACCACTACAAGTCCAAGTCTGGCGAAGTGCACATCTTCAGTCAGCAGAGCATGTGTCCCAATTAGGAGGTCGACTTCACCTGCTTGTAGTGCACTTTTGATTCGCGTACGCTCCCGAAGCGGAGTACTCCCGGTCAACAATTCTACGCACAAACCTTGTGGTACCAAGCGTCGGGCCGCTTCGTTGAAATGCTGTTCGGCGAGAATTTCAGTCGGTGCCATGAATGCCGATTGTTCGCCAGCCACACTCACAGCATACGCAGCCCACATGGCCACCCAGGTCTTCCCGGCACCGACATCGCCTTGTACTAAGCGAACCATCGGATGACCCTGC
The Alicyclobacillus curvatus genome window above contains:
- a CDS encoding NAD-dependent epimerase/dehydratase family protein; its protein translation is MKILIAGGDGFCGWPTALYFSERGHEVAIADNMIRRQWDDELGSNSLTPIASLKERTSTWKSVSGKEITTFVGDLTDYDFVENMFRSFEPDAVVHYAEQRSAPYSMIDRKHAVFTQVNNVVGTLNVLYAIKEVVPDCHLIKLGTMGEYGTPNIDIEEGYLTVEHNGRQDTLPYPKQPFSFYHLSKVHDSHNIMFTCRSWGIRATDLNQGVVYGLWTDETKKHEKLYNRIDYDGVFGTALNRFCIQASVGHPLTVYGQGGQTRAFLDIRDTLQCVELAAQNPADRGEFRVFNQFTEQFSVLELAERVAAVAKEMGLNPEIVHLDNPRVEKEQHYYNAKHTKLMDLGLKPHLLSDDLIRELIETADRYKDRVDFSVIAPNATWR
- the psd gene encoding phosphatidylserine decarboxylase (Phosphatidylserine decarboxylase is synthesized as a single chain precursor. Generation of the pyruvoyl active site from a Ser is coupled to cleavage of a Gly-Ser bond between the larger (beta) and smaller (alpha chains). It is an integral membrane protein.), coding for MRRVALQWERFWVKALPKRFLTALVGWFARRKTSRFLIPWFIKVYEIDVKEAELPLCEYKTWVEFFSRRLREGVRTISQTGIVSPVDGTASASGRLQDGKLIQAKGQLYSVNALLGNDIPADRFVGGQYITLYLSPHDYHRVHMPFHGQISGWTHIPGSLYPVNPAGVRSVAGLFTKNERLVLHINTVIGSFAMVLVGATIVGSIRTPFGPDYESPFLRSRRAVRNGTVDVQLQRGAEVGMFEFGSTVILLFPRDMPLTVQVEEGNTVKMGQTIAQPQS
- the recG gene encoding ATP-dependent DNA helicase RecG, encoding MQDTPLSVIPGVGQAKQKCLAQLGLETVWDLLHHFPMRYEDRRIRPIDGMAVPTSVTVRAVVEGSASLRWQGRRSVLRVPIRVDNRHLLTALWFNQHYLRDKLTDGRILLASGKLDPAKRTLVVSHTEFRTGTQPSADFVPIYRTTKGIRSSEIWRLVQKALELYSNEIDEVLPRELLQKYRLISHRQALLNMHEPGDETALHQAHRRLAFEEFFLFQMQLQAFRLIRKQTEERTPLSIPEDAFGRFCQSLPYPLTNAQERVCQEVLVDLRQGHPMVRLVQGDVGAGKTWVAMWAAYAVSVAGEQSAFMAPTEILAEQHFNEAARRLVPQGLCVELLTGSTPLRERTRIKSALQAGEVDLLIGTHALLTEDVHFARLGLVVVDEQHRFGVSQRELLRDKGKDAHVLMMSATPIPRTLALAVYGDLDVSVLDELPAGRKPIATVVVKSKDEAKVIRRVRQRLAEGRQAYVVAPLIEESESGLDVLSATELEAHLKDEFAGFSVALMHGKLSSKDKDRIMHEFAKGDVNLLVSTTVIEVGINVQNATVIMIYNAERFGLAQLHQLRGRVGRGEHESVCYLFSDAVSNLAQQRLQTLADSQDGFFIAERDLELRGPGEFLGVRQSGLPEFSVGDVVRDLKVMEVARDEAVKLLKERDFWLLPKYQGLRDQLRAGDGPRYT